A segment of the Leptolyngbya sp. NIES-3755 genome:
TTGATGTATCCCCCTTTGAAAGCGAATGGTGCTAGAGGGTGTTATGAACTTTGAAAGCGAAGTTCAACAAACTGTTTGACCATCAACATCGCAAACGCGACCAGGTGAAACCCTGCTAAAGTTTCAGCTAGACGCTCATAATCTCGCACTAACCGCCGAAACCGGGACATCCAGCCAAAACTACGCTCGACCACCCACCGACGAGGAAGCAGCACGAAGCCCTTCTTGGCTTCCGGCAGTTTCACGACTTCCAATCGAACTCCTTGCTGTTCTGCCGCTTGTGCCGCTGGTTCTCCGGTATAAGCTTGATCAACAAACGCCACTTCTATGTTGTCTCCGGTGACTTGTTGCACTTGCTCAACCAGAACTTGGACTTGGTGACGGTCTTGCTCGTTCGCAGGCGTGACGTGCAACGCTAACAGTTGCCCTAATGTGTCCACCGCAATATGGACTTTGCTGCCTTTCTTGCGTTTCCCGCCGTCGTACCCTGCTCGATGTCCGCTCTCAAGCGTAGACTGTAAGGTGCGACTATCTAGAATCACGGCACTCGGTTGCTCGTTGCGTCCAGACAGAAGC
Coding sequences within it:
- a CDS encoding putative transposase [ISY523a: - 968419] (similar to AA sequence:cyanobase_aa:sll1716) gives rise to the protein MSRKPYPTDVSDEEWVFVAPYLTLMSEDAPQREHSLREVFNGLRYVARSGGAWRLMPHDLPPWAAVYQQTQRWMKAGVFETMVHDLRELLRLLSGRNEQPSAVILDSRTLQSTLESGHRAGYDGGKRKKGSKVHIAVDTLGQLLALHVTPANEQDRHQVQVLVEQVQQVTGDNIEVAFVDQAYTGEPAAQAAEQQGVRLEVVKLPEAKKGFVLLPRRWVVERSFGWMSRFRRLVRDYERLAETLAGFHLVAFAMLMVKQFVELRFQSS